In Bdellovibrionales bacterium, the following proteins share a genomic window:
- a CDS encoding flagellar motor protein, with protein sequence MDLLTLLGLLVGIGGIVLGNAMEGGQTSSLLQLAAALIVFGGTLGATLVANTLDDVSSGLMLLLEAFKPDNTEELQSVAKEIVFSAQLARRESILAVENRLPKFNNNYMKNVFRFMIDGTDPAVLKDIFERDLEIEEARKFAGAKVWSDAGGFAPTIGIIGAILGLIQVMANLTDTSALGQGIAVAFVATIYGVGSANLIFIPIANKIRRKVLRQIELKQMIIDGAVAILTGLNPFIIEEKIRSYTLKNTDKMTRL encoded by the coding sequence ATGGATTTACTCACACTTCTCGGTCTCCTTGTTGGCATTGGTGGAATTGTCCTCGGCAATGCCATGGAGGGGGGCCAAACATCATCCCTGCTCCAGCTGGCAGCGGCTCTGATTGTATTCGGAGGAACTCTCGGGGCAACTCTGGTCGCCAATACTCTTGACGATGTCTCCTCTGGCCTCATGCTTTTGCTGGAGGCCTTTAAGCCTGACAATACAGAAGAACTTCAAAGCGTCGCAAAGGAAATTGTATTTTCGGCCCAGCTGGCGCGCAGAGAATCTATTTTGGCGGTTGAGAACCGATTACCCAAATTCAATAACAATTACATGAAGAATGTTTTTCGGTTCATGATTGATGGGACAGATCCAGCTGTCTTGAAAGATATTTTTGAACGAGATCTTGAGATCGAGGAGGCGAGAAAGTTTGCCGGAGCAAAAGTGTGGTCTGATGCTGGAGGATTTGCCCCTACCATTGGCATTATTGGAGCTATTTTAGGCTTGATTCAGGTGATGGCAAATCTCACTGACACCAGTGCTTTAGGGCAAGGTATAGCGGTGGCATTTGTCGCCACTATTTATGGGGTAGGTTCTGCGAATTTGATATTCATACCTATTGCCAACAAAATTCGACGCAAAGTACTTCGGCAAATCGAGCTCAAGCAAATGATTATCGACGGAGCTGTCGCCATCCTAACGGGTTTAAATCCCTTTATTATCGAGGAAAAAATTAGATCCTACACCCTCAAAAACACAGATAAAATGACTCGTCTATGA
- a CDS encoding OmpA family protein has protein sequence MFAFFAVLYATSDINKEKSQEFQESIKKYLIQFGAAGGSGAEVNQGIKENSPIDQPIKTYQTDSNNKTRETLEQTELFIEETLTKGKGKGLILDIAAIESGVRITLKASALFAKDSLKFRAEALEPLDALCSYLKGTGRKLVIESHTNKGPVPNSSFPSQWEYASGRATSFIRYLVRRYNYPSERLAAVSYGSERPLFSESDKANYPDNQRLEIVILTNDNLF, from the coding sequence ATGTTTGCCTTTTTTGCTGTTCTTTACGCGACCAGTGACATCAACAAAGAAAAGAGTCAGGAGTTTCAGGAATCAATCAAAAAATATCTTATTCAATTCGGCGCCGCAGGAGGTTCAGGGGCCGAGGTGAATCAAGGTATCAAAGAAAATTCTCCCATCGACCAGCCGATAAAGACCTACCAAACCGACAGCAACAACAAAACACGCGAAACTCTTGAGCAAACTGAACTGTTCATCGAAGAAACATTGACAAAGGGAAAGGGCAAAGGGCTCATTCTGGACATCGCAGCCATAGAATCAGGAGTCCGGATTACTCTGAAGGCAAGCGCTCTCTTTGCTAAAGATTCATTAAAATTTCGCGCTGAAGCTTTAGAGCCCCTCGATGCCCTTTGCTCCTACCTAAAAGGAACCGGAAGAAAGTTAGTCATTGAATCCCACACAAATAAGGGTCCTGTGCCGAACTCTTCCTTCCCAAGTCAATGGGAATATGCTTCGGGGCGTGCCACGAGTTTTATTCGTTACCTCGTTCGCCGTTATAATTATCCATCCGAACGTCTTGCAGCTGTGAGCTACGGATCAGAGCGACCACTTTTTTCTGAATCCGACAAAGCAAATTATCCCGACAATCAAAGACTCGAAATTGTGATCCTCACCAATGACAATCTGTTTTAA
- a CDS encoding peptidylprolyl isomerase: MKGISAVLETSLGNIKIRLFNRRVPKTVYNFVSLAEGTQAFRENSTKEMKTAPFYDGLTFHRVVPKYVIQTGDPLGTGRGGPGYKFEDEPHPALRHKKAGIVSMANFGPNTNGSQFFITLKAMPDLDFDSAQNVFKKRGNTIFGEVTEGMEVVRKISEVPRDNFDKPLEAVVLKRVIIHRQP, translated from the coding sequence ATGAAAGGGATAAGCGCGGTTCTTGAAACGAGCCTTGGGAACATTAAGATCCGACTGTTTAATCGTCGTGTTCCTAAAACCGTTTATAATTTCGTGAGTCTTGCAGAAGGAACCCAAGCATTTCGTGAGAATTCAACCAAGGAAATGAAAACGGCTCCCTTCTATGATGGATTGACTTTTCACAGGGTTGTTCCAAAATATGTTATCCAAACGGGAGATCCCCTTGGTACGGGTCGAGGGGGGCCGGGGTATAAATTTGAAGACGAACCTCATCCGGCCCTCAGGCATAAAAAGGCCGGGATTGTATCAATGGCCAACTTTGGACCAAACACAAATGGTAGCCAGTTTTTTATCACCCTAAAGGCAATGCCAGATCTCGACTTTGACAGCGCTCAGAATGTTTTCAAGAAACGTGGGAACACCATTTTTGGGGAGGTCACCGAAGGCATGGAGGTGGTGAGAAAGATTTCCGAAGTCCCTCGTGACAACTTTGATAAACCTTTGGAAGCGGTTGTTTTAAAAAGAGTCATCATCCATCGCCAACCTTGA
- a CDS encoding glutamine-synthetase adenylyltransferase produces MKEIQVPELSFYSELDWAEVSRGSSAVALYKSWLDRTDADSEMAKLRLDRHRAWLRAALATFFDSAATSHIVEFWSDSADKLISEAWRACGLGHLPVALIALGKLGAEELNLSSDVDLMVISEIGPTVEIDRALRKFRTLLAENTDFGFVLRLDFDLRPGGRFGPIVSSLPQVEDYYWSQGETWERLALVRARILQGPPKFCDAIMDIFVRFCYRKFLDYTLLDDLKQLRSRIHQHYQSTNKNEFNIKLGVGGIRDIELFVHALQVIHGGRDRSIRTSSTARALSALRDKKILPDNEVELLDSSYWLFRHLEHMVQLGSDRQSHLLDFSSPPIGRRFANQDLVQIKVGLVNQTVTTLLGSAESSKETLPPTEPLQRKWLSDLGFSDDCVDSLWADLVNQRARSMKLERDESARRKFLYDYVQEIGRNGVDKELALSLLLDFTQSIRAKATFFSLFVREPRLVRDLARLFSSSPYLGRILASRPELIDSFLFRTQERFSGDLEIKLEEMAEHRLLTEIIAANQFLIDRDSTALCQNLSACADYICSELLQHLDSRPDSERIHLVAMGKWGGMELGFRSDLDLLFVSKSRPDGNDHKVAKRFIHRLNDFHKGGKIYSIDLRLRPSGQAGPLIVSQSRLENFLKNEALHWERQAYLRARPLSGLEVPFAEICSSRGLSESDLRELKRIRTKLIAVPTSDVTDLKLSAGGLIDIELAIQARILFERIVPSGPSMNEMMEAIRGGLKSEVGDLTLLHRNYLDLRAMEQMAQLSFNHSGSQIIRKSQESRRLACLLKKDEEDMHQRLAQIMKQSTEIIKDIDPAGAI; encoded by the coding sequence GTGAAGGAGATTCAGGTTCCAGAGCTTTCCTTTTACTCTGAGTTGGACTGGGCAGAGGTCTCGCGAGGTAGTTCAGCGGTAGCTCTCTATAAGTCATGGCTTGACCGGACCGATGCCGATTCTGAAATGGCAAAGTTAAGACTTGATCGTCACCGCGCTTGGCTGCGAGCAGCTCTTGCAACTTTTTTTGATTCTGCAGCAACGTCACATATCGTTGAGTTCTGGAGTGATTCAGCTGACAAATTGATCTCAGAGGCATGGCGCGCCTGTGGCCTTGGACATCTTCCGGTTGCTTTGATTGCCCTGGGTAAGTTGGGTGCTGAAGAGTTAAATCTAAGCTCAGACGTTGATCTGATGGTTATTTCTGAAATTGGCCCAACCGTTGAAATAGATCGAGCGCTTCGGAAGTTTCGGACCCTTTTGGCTGAGAACACAGATTTTGGTTTTGTCTTGAGATTGGATTTTGATCTTAGGCCTGGCGGCCGCTTTGGGCCAATAGTCTCATCTCTTCCTCAGGTTGAGGATTATTATTGGTCTCAAGGAGAAACCTGGGAACGCCTTGCATTGGTAAGGGCCAGGATCCTGCAAGGTCCACCTAAATTCTGTGATGCCATAATGGATATTTTTGTGAGATTTTGTTATCGTAAGTTTTTGGATTACACTCTCCTGGACGACCTTAAACAGCTACGATCGAGAATACATCAACATTATCAATCGACGAATAAAAACGAATTTAACATCAAACTTGGGGTGGGTGGAATTCGTGACATAGAACTGTTTGTCCATGCTCTGCAAGTTATTCATGGCGGACGTGATCGTTCAATCCGAACTTCATCCACAGCGAGGGCCTTATCGGCACTGAGAGACAAAAAAATACTGCCGGACAATGAAGTGGAGTTGCTGGATTCAAGTTATTGGTTATTTCGGCACCTTGAACACATGGTTCAACTGGGAAGTGACCGACAGTCGCATTTACTTGATTTCAGTTCTCCGCCTATCGGTCGCAGATTTGCGAATCAAGATCTGGTGCAAATCAAGGTAGGTTTGGTGAATCAAACTGTGACGACTTTATTGGGATCAGCAGAGAGCTCCAAAGAAACTTTGCCTCCAACAGAACCCTTGCAAAGAAAGTGGCTTTCTGATCTGGGATTTTCCGATGATTGTGTGGATTCGCTGTGGGCAGATTTGGTTAATCAAAGGGCTCGATCGATGAAGCTTGAGCGAGATGAATCAGCACGCCGCAAGTTTCTTTACGATTACGTCCAGGAAATTGGACGCAATGGAGTCGACAAAGAACTGGCGCTCTCTTTGCTTTTGGATTTCACACAATCTATACGGGCTAAAGCAACTTTTTTTAGTCTATTTGTTCGTGAGCCTCGGCTGGTACGAGATCTGGCTCGCCTGTTCTCATCTTCCCCTTATCTCGGAAGAATTTTGGCTTCTCGTCCTGAATTAATCGATAGTTTTTTGTTTCGCACTCAGGAGCGGTTTTCTGGGGATCTTGAGATAAAGCTGGAAGAGATGGCCGAACACAGATTGCTAACTGAAATTATTGCAGCCAACCAGTTCTTGATTGATAGGGATAGCACTGCTCTTTGTCAGAATCTGAGTGCTTGCGCAGACTACATTTGCTCTGAATTGCTTCAGCACCTAGATAGTCGGCCAGACTCCGAAAGGATTCATTTGGTTGCTATGGGAAAATGGGGAGGGATGGAGCTTGGTTTTCGTTCTGATTTGGATCTGCTCTTTGTATCTAAATCGAGACCTGATGGCAATGACCACAAAGTGGCCAAGCGTTTCATCCATCGACTCAATGATTTTCATAAAGGTGGCAAAATCTATTCGATCGATTTAAGGCTGAGACCCTCAGGTCAAGCGGGTCCTTTGATAGTGAGTCAGAGTAGATTGGAGAACTTCCTTAAAAACGAAGCCTTGCATTGGGAGAGACAGGCCTACCTAAGAGCGCGTCCCTTGTCAGGCCTTGAGGTTCCTTTTGCAGAAATCTGCTCTTCAAGAGGACTTTCTGAATCTGATCTTCGAGAACTAAAGAGGATTAGGACCAAATTGATTGCAGTTCCTACTTCGGACGTCACAGATCTCAAGCTTTCTGCAGGAGGGCTTATTGATATTGAGTTGGCTATTCAGGCAAGGATTCTATTTGAGAGAATCGTTCCGTCGGGACCAAGTATGAATGAGATGATGGAGGCAATTAGGGGTGGGCTGAAGAGCGAGGTGGGAGATTTGACCTTACTTCATCGAAATTATTTGGACCTTAGGGCAATGGAGCAAATGGCGCAATTGTCCTTCAACCATAGCGGCAGCCAGATAATCCGGAAAAGCCAGGAATCTAGAAGGCTCGCCTGTTTATTGAAGAAGGATGAAGAGGATATGCACCAACGTCTGGCTCAAATAATGAAACAAAGTACTGAAATTATTAAAGATATTGACCCAGCAGGGGCGATTTAA
- a CDS encoding PD40 domain-containing protein: protein MSSDILLRVAFLFSLFLLPIRSSSWAEGANGIYIDVGQATVKRSLIALPPLQFFSSDKTSSKNLEIGREIFNVIYNDLLVSNYFTFIRQEAFLEDTAKVGMKPAPGEPNGFNFQNWRSIGTEFLIRSGYKITETKLTVETYVYHIPQAKLILGKIYEGTTDSARKIGHKFCNDLIQVLTGKEGIFLTQVVAAASENKNLVKEIYTMDWDGANLKRVSNHKSVAISPAWSPDRKQIAYTAFAYHAKAKSRNADMFLYEVDTGKRWLLSYRKGINSGAAFMPSGQSLLLTLSQSGNPDIFEMSIDGKNLREITNGPNRAMNVEPAPSPDGKRIAFSSDRSGSPMIYIMDTNGKNVQRMTFAGRYNASPSWSPDGKLLAFAGTDRSRDDPKFSYFDIFVVNVETKQLTRITSATKPNGKPADNEDPSFSADGRHIMFVSNRTGKNQIYIASPDGANERRITVDNNSYYKPKWSGLTK, encoded by the coding sequence ATGTCATCAGATATCCTTTTGAGAGTCGCATTTCTTTTTTCTCTTTTTTTGCTTCCCATACGGAGTTCTTCATGGGCAGAGGGAGCAAATGGTATTTACATTGACGTTGGGCAGGCGACGGTGAAGCGTAGCTTAATTGCCTTACCACCTCTTCAATTTTTTAGCTCAGATAAAACCAGTAGCAAGAATCTTGAAATAGGTCGGGAAATTTTTAATGTGATTTATAATGACTTGCTGGTATCGAATTACTTCACTTTTATTCGTCAGGAAGCCTTTTTGGAAGATACGGCTAAGGTAGGAATGAAGCCGGCTCCGGGTGAGCCAAATGGCTTCAATTTTCAGAACTGGCGCTCGATTGGAACGGAATTCTTGATTCGTTCAGGATACAAAATAACTGAAACCAAACTTACTGTTGAGACCTATGTGTATCACATCCCCCAGGCGAAGTTGATTCTGGGGAAAATCTATGAAGGCACAACAGACTCCGCAAGAAAAATTGGCCACAAATTTTGCAATGATTTGATTCAGGTGCTCACAGGAAAGGAAGGGATTTTTCTCACACAGGTTGTCGCGGCCGCGAGCGAGAACAAAAACTTAGTTAAAGAAATATATACGATGGACTGGGATGGAGCAAATTTAAAAAGGGTATCAAACCACAAGTCTGTAGCGATTTCTCCGGCTTGGTCACCAGATCGAAAACAAATTGCCTACACTGCTTTTGCTTACCACGCCAAAGCCAAGTCCCGAAATGCAGATATGTTTCTCTATGAGGTAGACACCGGCAAGCGGTGGCTGTTGTCCTATCGCAAGGGGATAAATTCTGGAGCGGCTTTTATGCCATCTGGACAGTCTTTGCTACTGACACTTTCGCAGTCCGGTAATCCAGACATTTTTGAAATGTCCATCGACGGAAAAAATTTGCGCGAAATCACCAATGGGCCCAACCGCGCCATGAATGTTGAGCCGGCTCCTTCGCCCGATGGGAAAAGAATCGCTTTTTCTTCTGATCGCAGTGGCAGTCCCATGATCTATATCATGGACACCAATGGCAAGAATGTTCAGAGAATGACATTCGCTGGCAGGTACAATGCCAGTCCGAGCTGGTCTCCGGACGGGAAACTATTGGCCTTCGCTGGCACGGACCGCTCCAGGGATGATCCAAAATTTTCTTATTTTGATATCTTTGTTGTGAACGTGGAGACAAAGCAACTCACCCGAATCACATCAGCCACAAAGCCCAACGGTAAACCTGCCGACAACGAAGATCCTTCATTTTCTGCCGATGGACGTCACATTATGTTTGTTTCCAACCGAACCGGCAAAAATCAAATATACATCGCGAGTCCTGATGGGGCCAATGAGCGTCGTATCACGGTCGACAATAATTCTTACTATAAGCCCAAATGGTCCGGTCTTACAAAGTGA
- a CDS encoding TonB family protein has protein sequence MSPENDSFAKLIGTSFLFHLGFLLFFTVKSLVFPTETVVVREAIRVDIVGLPDKIETRNEIQSMPFSDKDLSKRTSIPENSDLPMAAKEAPKVDLKRAKVDQSKAIAKLNALSSIEKLAKEMKEVAVTGGSSPRKEFKGNVLSAGEGLVGLDALDHNSYFASLKRQVQKFFVLPQWLAESTLRAQALVKIDERGYVVSRELLKSSGDAAFDAKVFEAIDAASPFPPPPPRLVNVIALNGMLFNFPD, from the coding sequence TTGTCTCCGGAAAATGATTCATTTGCGAAGTTAATTGGAACCTCATTCCTTTTTCACCTTGGGTTTTTGCTTTTCTTTACTGTTAAGTCGCTGGTCTTTCCCACTGAGACGGTTGTCGTCAGGGAAGCGATTCGGGTGGACATTGTCGGATTGCCGGACAAAATTGAAACCAGAAACGAAATTCAGTCTATGCCATTTTCGGACAAGGACTTAAGCAAACGAACAAGTATTCCAGAAAATAGCGATTTACCGATGGCTGCAAAAGAGGCACCTAAGGTGGATCTCAAGAGGGCAAAGGTGGACCAATCCAAGGCTATTGCGAAGTTAAATGCCTTGAGTTCGATCGAAAAGCTCGCGAAGGAAATGAAAGAGGTAGCTGTGACGGGGGGATCCTCACCACGAAAGGAATTCAAGGGAAATGTTCTGAGTGCGGGAGAAGGCTTAGTTGGTCTCGATGCGCTTGATCACAATAGTTACTTTGCGAGTCTCAAGAGGCAGGTTCAAAAATTCTTTGTCCTCCCTCAGTGGTTGGCGGAATCGACATTGAGGGCGCAGGCCTTGGTAAAAATTGATGAACGCGGATATGTTGTGAGTCGAGAGCTACTTAAATCCAGTGGTGATGCCGCTTTTGACGCAAAAGTTTTTGAGGCCATAGATGCCGCGTCACCATTTCCTCCTCCTCCTCCAAGACTTGTTAATGTGATCGCTTTGAACGGAATGTTATTTAACTTTCCAGATTGA
- the tolR gene encoding protein TolR has translation MSSTSGGGRTVLSEINVTPLVDVMLVLLIIFMVTAPMMNQGLEVELPETKASGVETTEEPMTLVIKKSQKLFLGESQIPMEGLGKKLAAIMETRKNKQIYIQADRQVDYGYVAEAMGEIRAAGIYSIGLITLPKAK, from the coding sequence ATGTCGTCCACGTCCGGGGGCGGACGCACGGTCCTCAGTGAGATCAACGTTACGCCCCTTGTTGATGTCATGTTGGTCCTATTGATTATTTTTATGGTCACCGCCCCTATGATGAATCAGGGCCTCGAAGTTGAACTTCCAGAAACAAAAGCGAGCGGTGTCGAAACAACTGAGGAGCCAATGACCCTAGTTATCAAGAAAAGTCAAAAACTCTTTTTGGGCGAGTCGCAGATTCCAATGGAGGGACTTGGAAAAAAATTGGCAGCTATCATGGAAACTCGAAAAAATAAGCAAATATATATCCAAGCGGATCGTCAGGTTGATTACGGTTATGTTGCCGAAGCCATGGGAGAAATTCGGGCCGCTGGAATCTACAGCATAGGGTTAATCACCTTACCAAAGGCCAAGTAA
- the tolQ gene encoding protein TolQ, with product MNQAWAAANQAVSVSVNVGVWEAIWSASLVVQLTLLSLVLLSIFCWAVVLAKRRQISRLHRANAPFLEFFWKANSLDDIFDAMKDHQESSLARVFKSGYLELRKIADSNLVCRKSENDKAPLLTGSDNLERALRKASDEEIAAMEFRLTLLATTGSTAPFIGLFGTVWGIMGAFQKIGATKVASLAVVAPGISEALIATAVGLAAAIPATIAYNHFLTEVRKMDLEMSSFASDLLNIAKRNFFQG from the coding sequence ATGAATCAAGCGTGGGCAGCAGCGAATCAGGCAGTATCTGTTTCCGTAAATGTTGGCGTCTGGGAGGCGATTTGGTCGGCAAGTCTTGTCGTGCAATTAACGCTGTTATCACTTGTCCTACTTTCTATTTTTTGTTGGGCCGTTGTTCTTGCAAAACGAAGACAGATCAGCCGATTGCATCGGGCCAACGCTCCCTTTTTGGAGTTTTTTTGGAAGGCAAACTCCCTTGATGATATTTTCGACGCGATGAAAGATCATCAGGAAAGCAGTCTTGCCCGCGTTTTTAAAAGTGGATACTTGGAGTTACGAAAAATTGCCGATTCAAATCTGGTTTGCAGGAAGTCAGAGAACGATAAGGCTCCTTTGTTAACTGGGAGTGATAATCTGGAGAGAGCACTGCGCAAGGCCTCAGATGAAGAAATTGCTGCAATGGAATTTCGCTTGACGCTCTTGGCGACGACTGGGAGCACGGCCCCCTTTATTGGATTGTTTGGGACCGTATGGGGAATAATGGGAGCCTTTCAGAAAATAGGAGCGACAAAGGTCGCAAGTCTTGCTGTCGTTGCTCCTGGAATATCAGAGGCCTTGATTGCGACTGCTGTGGGATTAGCTGCCGCCATTCCTGCGACCATAGCCTACAATCATTTTTTAACAGAAGTGCGCAAGATGGATTTGGAAATGAGCAGCTTTGCTTCGGATCTATTGAATATTGCCAAGCGTAATTTTTTTCAGGGGTAA
- a CDS encoding Rrf2 family transcriptional regulator, with amino-acid sequence MNKLNRKVVYALMALKYMFSKSPGALTTAKEVVEATKCPFDATARVMQLMTQKGILRSEQGSQGGYFIIRDLSKISFYELVELILGPLGIVKCINGIETCLQKDTCNVKSPMAELNARLVEFYKKLPLSEILKVQDKEPDPTS; translated from the coding sequence ATGAATAAACTCAACCGTAAAGTTGTGTATGCCCTCATGGCCCTTAAATATATGTTCAGCAAATCTCCGGGAGCACTCACCACTGCGAAAGAAGTTGTTGAGGCAACCAAGTGCCCTTTTGACGCAACAGCTAGAGTTATGCAATTAATGACACAAAAAGGCATTCTCAGGTCCGAACAGGGATCTCAGGGAGGCTATTTCATCATTCGAGATCTCTCAAAGATATCTTTTTATGAACTCGTTGAACTGATCCTGGGACCTTTGGGAATTGTTAAATGCATAAACGGAATTGAAACTTGTCTGCAAAAGGACACCTGCAATGTCAAATCACCCATGGCTGAGCTAAATGCAAGATTGGTAGAATTTTACAAAAAATTACCCCTTTCTGAAATTCTTAAGGTCCAAGACAAAGAACCGGATCCGACTTCATGA
- the sufB gene encoding Fe-S cluster assembly protein SufB, with translation MNQVKANEANEVREYKYGFSTSVDVDRIPNGLNEDTIRIISEKKKEPDWMLQYRLKAYQHWLSMTEPHWGHFNYPPIDYQKTSYYSAPKSTKDKVKNLDDLDPELLRTFERLGIPLQEQKRISGVAVDAVFDSVSIGTTHKEALARYGVVFCSISEALHSHEDLVKKYFGSVVPHTDNFFAALNAAVFTDGSFCYIPEGVRCPIDLSTYFRINSEETGQFERTLIIAEPGSFVNYLEGCTAPMRDTNQLHAAVVELVALADSEIKYSTVQNWYTGDKEGRGGIYNFVTKRGKCVGRNSKISWTQVEAGSAITWKYPSVILQGDNSVGAFYSVALTHDHMIAYTGTKMIHIGKNTKSTILSKGISVDRSTNSYRGLVKILPSAEGARNYSQCDSMLVGDKSSAHTFPSLEIQNKSAVVEHEASTSRISEDQLFYLQSRGLDLEASISLLVNGFCKEVFKQLPLEFSVEAVKLIEMKLENSIG, from the coding sequence ATGAACCAGGTAAAAGCAAATGAAGCAAACGAAGTCCGTGAGTATAAGTACGGTTTCTCTACCTCTGTAGATGTAGACAGAATTCCCAATGGTCTAAACGAAGATACCATTCGTATTATTTCTGAGAAAAAAAAAGAACCCGACTGGATGCTCCAGTATCGACTCAAAGCCTATCAACACTGGCTCAGCATGACTGAGCCCCATTGGGGACATTTTAATTATCCACCAATTGACTATCAGAAAACCAGCTATTATTCAGCTCCCAAATCTACAAAAGATAAGGTTAAAAATCTTGACGATCTCGATCCAGAACTGCTGCGCACATTCGAAAGATTGGGAATTCCCTTGCAAGAGCAGAAGCGGATTTCAGGAGTCGCTGTTGACGCTGTGTTTGATTCAGTGTCTATCGGAACCACACACAAAGAAGCCCTAGCCCGGTACGGGGTCGTATTTTGCTCCATCTCTGAAGCTCTCCACTCTCACGAAGATCTCGTGAAAAAATATTTTGGTTCTGTGGTTCCCCACACTGACAATTTTTTTGCTGCCCTCAATGCGGCTGTATTCACAGATGGATCCTTTTGTTATATTCCAGAGGGTGTGCGCTGCCCCATAGATCTGTCTACCTATTTTCGCATTAATTCTGAGGAAACCGGCCAATTTGAGCGCACACTTATTATCGCAGAGCCGGGAAGCTTCGTTAACTATCTCGAGGGTTGCACGGCCCCGATGCGTGACACCAATCAATTGCATGCAGCCGTTGTTGAACTGGTTGCCTTAGCTGATTCTGAAATAAAATATTCCACCGTGCAAAATTGGTATACTGGAGATAAAGAGGGTCGAGGAGGTATTTATAATTTTGTCACCAAACGAGGAAAGTGCGTGGGTCGAAATTCTAAAATCAGTTGGACCCAGGTCGAAGCAGGCTCAGCCATAACATGGAAATATCCGAGCGTGATTCTTCAAGGTGACAACTCGGTCGGCGCTTTTTATTCGGTCGCCCTGACCCATGACCACATGATCGCTTACACTGGCACAAAAATGATCCACATTGGAAAGAACACTAAAAGCACCATTCTATCAAAGGGGATTTCGGTAGATCGTTCGACGAATAGCTACCGCGGCCTCGTAAAAATTCTTCCCTCTGCTGAAGGAGCTCGAAACTATTCTCAATGCGACTCAATGTTAGTCGGAGATAAGAGTTCAGCTCATACCTTCCCCTCCTTGGAAATTCAAAATAAGTCGGCTGTTGTTGAACACGAGGCTTCAACCTCTAGAATTAGCGAAGATCAATTGTTTTATCTGCAGTCGAGGGGTCTTGACTTGGAAGCCTCTATATCCCTCCTCGTAAATGGCTTTTGCAAAGAAGTCTTTAAACAATTACCCCTGGAATTTTCTGTCGAAGCGGTAAAACTTATCGAAATGAAGCTCGAGAATAGCATTGGATAG
- the sufC gene encoding Fe-S cluster assembly ATPase SufC: MLKIKNLSVEVNGKPVLKGLNLEINAGEVHAIMGPNGSGKSTLSKVIAGHPSYKITGGSIEYEVNMKWKNIFEMTPDQRAREGIFLAFQYPVEISGVSNLVFLRAAFNAVCKHQGIPEMSESDFEKFLEEKAEIVKMNTEFLKRSVNEGFSGGEKKRNEILQMAVLSPRLSVLDETDSGLDIDSLKIVASGVNHLRKKSNAILMITHYQRLLDFIVPDFIHVLIDGSVVKSGKKDLALELEKRGYDWLI, translated from the coding sequence ATGTTGAAGATCAAAAATCTCAGCGTTGAAGTCAACGGAAAACCCGTTCTGAAGGGTCTCAACCTAGAAATCAATGCTGGCGAAGTTCACGCCATCATGGGGCCAAATGGTTCAGGAAAAAGTACCCTATCCAAAGTGATAGCTGGCCATCCCTCCTATAAAATAACGGGCGGATCGATTGAGTACGAAGTTAATATGAAGTGGAAAAATATCTTTGAAATGACACCAGATCAACGGGCCCGGGAAGGGATTTTTTTAGCTTTTCAATACCCCGTTGAAATTTCAGGAGTATCCAACCTGGTGTTCCTGAGAGCCGCCTTCAATGCCGTTTGCAAACATCAGGGCATTCCAGAAATGAGCGAGTCTGATTTTGAGAAATTTCTGGAGGAAAAAGCAGAAATCGTCAAAATGAATACAGAGTTTCTTAAACGTTCGGTAAACGAGGGCTTCTCAGGAGGAGAAAAGAAGCGAAACGAGATCTTGCAGATGGCTGTTTTATCTCCTCGGCTCTCCGTTCTAGATGAAACTGATTCTGGCCTTGACATTGATTCTTTGAAAATTGTAGCCAGTGGGGTTAATCATCTGAGGAAAAAATCAAACGCCATACTGATGATCACCCACTACCAAAGACTTCTTGATTTTATTGTTCCTGATTTTATACACGTTTTGATTGATGGAAGTGTTGTCAAATCTGGGAAGAAGGATCTGGCTTTGGAATTAGAAAAACGTGGATACGATTGGCTGATTTAG